The Mucilaginibacter sp. PAMB04168 genome contains the following window.
GTTAAAAGACCAGCTCGGTTTCATTCATAAAATAAGCGCCGATATTGCTAAAACGGCTGATGCATTTATAAGTTAAAGTAATTCGTTTGCAAGGTTGGCCAGTTCGCTGCGTTCGCCTTTTTGCAAAGTGATATGCGCGTAAAGCGGATGGTTTTTAGCTTTATCGATTAAATAAGACAATCCGTTACTCTCCGCATCCAGATATGGCGTATCGATTTGGTAGATGTCTCCGGTAAATACCACCTTGCTGTTCTCCCCTGCTCTTGAGATAATTGTCTTAATCTCATGCGGTGTCAAGTTCTGTGCCTCATCAACCATAAAGAAAATTTTGCTAAGTGTACGACCGCGTATAAAAGCCAGGGGCGTGATGGATATTTTGTCGGTAGCTACCAGTTCATCAATCTTCTTTTGCATTTTCTCATCATGGGCATACTGGTCTTTCAAAAACTTGAGATTATCCCAAATAGGCGCCATAAATGGATCAACCTTCGATTTAGCATCGCCAGGTAAATACCCGATTTCCTTATTGCCCAACGGCACGGTAGGGCGTGTAATAAATATTTGCCTGTAGTTTTTACGCTGTTCAAGCGCGCTTGCCAAGGCAAGCAGTGTTTTGCCGGTGCCCGCATTACCTTGTATAGTAACTAATTTAATTGCAGGGTTAAGCAAAGCATGCAAGGCAAACGCCTGCTGCACACTCCTTGGCTCAATGGTAAAAGCTGTTTGCTGTTGTATCTTCTCTAACTGGGCATTCTGTATGTTATAAAACGCAGGAACAGCAGTATTTTTACCTTGCAGTATATAGAATAGATTACCGGCGGGGTGGATATTTGCCGTGTCAGCCGGCAACGGCTGCTTATTAAGCTGGCCTAGCAGCCGTTCGGTTACTTTTTGCAGCGGGCCTATGCCAGTATATAACGCTTCCAGATTTTTTACTTTACCTGTCTCATAATCTTCGGCATACAAGTTCAGTGCCTTTGCTTTTAGCCGCAAACAAATGTCTTTCGATACTAAAATAACTTTTTTATCCGGATTTTCCTGTTGAAGGCGTAAGGCTGCATTAAGTATGCGATGATCTATCTTATCACTTCCAAATATAGTCTCTGCGTTAACCGTACCCTCTGACTTATCCATTACAACTTTAAACGAACCTTTATTTTTACCGTTTAATGGCAACCAGTTGTTAAGTAAATAATTTTGCGAGTAATTATCCATTAAGCGAATAAATCCACGAGCTTCAAAATTACGCGTATCATTACCCGTTTTCATGTTATCCAGCTCTTCTAATACCTGAATTGGAATAGCCACATCATGTTCCTGAAAGCTTTCAAATGCGTTATGATCGTAAAGAATAACCGACGTATCCAGTACAAATATTTTTTTTTGAGCAGATGTTGATTTGATTTTACCCTCTTTAGCCATGTAAGGTAAAAATATACATTTTAGCTGTAGCCTATAGTAAAGCTGAATGAATATAATTGAAGAGCATATAAAACACGAAAACGGAAGCCTCCACATTTACGTTTCAACTTCCGTTTCCTTAACTTTTAACCCCAACCATAGCTGGCTTTAAAAGCATTAAGTACGATTTGATGTGCATTTACCGATCTGCCCTCCGTTATTGCTCTATATAACTCGCGTTATATACAAGCGCTTACTACTGCAAGACCATTACCTTTGTTTTCACTGTTTCTCCGTAGATTACGGTGTCCTTTTTGGTAATACCTTTTTTAACCCTCATCCCTCAGCTATAATAACTTGCGTATCTTATTTGCTACCAGGATGCAATTAGAGACTTCCCATGATCTTTAGATCCTCCGAAGATTCACCCGATTCATTTTCCGTTACTCAAGGCTGTCAATGTACGTCGTTCTTAATAATACCAAGATAGCATGTTTTACTATACGTGTCAAGTTTAAAATTCAATTATTTGTCAACTTGCTGTTAATCAGTATAATAAAATCATCGCCATTGCCTTTTAAATTTTTTCTGTTAAAAACCGCCAATACCTTTTTGGAATATGGCGCATGTGCAACTTTGTGTTTTTACGTGCTGGTATATTTACGCTGTTAAAATAATTCTTCCAAAGGTTTTGATATAGACCCTCATCTTCTGTATAGGTTGATATCACATTGTCGGGACGGGCAGTTGAAAAATCAAGTGTAATAAATTCGAGTTCGTGAAGATTATAGTATAAGCCATAGTTGCGCCGCATGTCGTAAATGATCCACTTTTGGTCGGTATATCGGTTTTTGAAATGTTTACCTAATAACGGGAGCACATTAAAATCTGGTTCTATAGCCGAATAGAAAGTTTCATCTTGTAATTTTTGAAAGCGTATGAATGCTTCCATGCGATGTTTTT
Protein-coding sequences here:
- a CDS encoding PhoH family protein gives rise to the protein MAKEGKIKSTSAQKKIFVLDTSVILYDHNAFESFQEHDVAIPIQVLEELDNMKTGNDTRNFEARGFIRLMDNYSQNYLLNNWLPLNGKNKGSFKVVMDKSEGTVNAETIFGSDKIDHRILNAALRLQQENPDKKVILVSKDICLRLKAKALNLYAEDYETGKVKNLEALYTGIGPLQKVTERLLGQLNKQPLPADTANIHPAGNLFYILQGKNTAVPAFYNIQNAQLEKIQQQTAFTIEPRSVQQAFALHALLNPAIKLVTIQGNAGTGKTLLALASALEQRKNYRQIFITRPTVPLGNKEIGYLPGDAKSKVDPFMAPIWDNLKFLKDQYAHDEKMQKKIDELVATDKISITPLAFIRGRTLSKIFFMVDEAQNLTPHEIKTIISRAGENSKVVFTGDIYQIDTPYLDAESNGLSYLIDKAKNHPLYAHITLQKGERSELANLANELL
- a CDS encoding TIGR03915 family putative DNA repair protein, whose product is MMTTLVYDGSFEGLLTAVFEIYEHKLQQVKIQKWEWLSTALFEDVIKIVTDQNRAGRVLQGLQQRLATASMQRLYAIHMAGFDGEDATIIGYIRYIFDSKINVEEDYGNKYVLRMAELLRMIRREKHRMEAFIRFQKLQDETFYSAIEPDFNVLPLLGKHFKNRYTDQKWIIYDMRRNYGLYYNLHELEFITLDFSTARPDNVISTYTEDEGLYQNLWKNYFNSVNIPARKNTKLHMRHIPKRYWRFLTEKI